Proteins from a genomic interval of Nocardioides jishulii:
- a CDS encoding signal peptidase I codes for MSRPLTAVRTVAGWLANLLLVAVVLGCAAYVAPGLFGYERYVITGGSMSGTFEKGSLAFEKRVPVAELEVGDVITYLPPADSGVSTLVTHRITSIEPGEDGTRVMQTQGDANPDPDPWEFSLTAPTQPVVAQTVPHLGHVFIALANPQVRVLVIGGPAALIALLALRDLIVALRSHTPPSRPHTPGTGGRIPGQAAGGVSPA; via the coding sequence ATGTCGCGTCCCCTCACCGCCGTCCGCACCGTCGCAGGGTGGCTCGCCAACCTGCTGCTGGTCGCGGTGGTGCTCGGCTGCGCTGCCTACGTGGCTCCTGGCCTCTTCGGCTACGAGCGCTACGTGATCACGGGTGGCTCGATGTCGGGCACCTTCGAGAAGGGTTCCCTGGCCTTCGAGAAGCGCGTCCCGGTCGCCGAGCTCGAGGTCGGCGACGTCATCACCTACCTGCCGCCCGCCGACAGCGGCGTGAGCACCCTGGTCACCCACCGCATCACCTCGATCGAGCCGGGCGAGGACGGCACCCGTGTCATGCAGACGCAAGGTGACGCCAACCCCGACCCCGACCCGTGGGAGTTCAGCCTCACCGCCCCCACCCAGCCCGTCGTGGCGCAGACCGTCCCGCACCTGGGCCACGTCTTCATCGCGCTCGCCAACCCCCAGGTCCGCGTCCTCGTGATCGGAGGCCCCGCAGCGCTCATCGCCCTGCTGGCCCTGCGCGACCTCATCGTGGCCCTGCGCTCCCACACCCCGCCCTCGCGCCCGCACACCCCCGGCACCGGCGGGCGCATCCCGGGCCAGGCCGCCGGGGGCGTCTCTCCGGCGTAG
- a CDS encoding response regulator transcription factor, with protein sequence MPPQVLLVEDDDKIAAPLVRTLEREGYDVRRVPEGQRALDTLATSQVDLLLLDLGLPDMDGLDVCRRAREDGYTGGIIILTARDGELDRVVGLDVGADDYLAKPFGLAELLARTRALLRRSAAAPTPTVAPAAPTAAAAAIDSSRLRVDVQARRVWVREQELAVTTKEFDVLALLAAIRGAVVSREQLINDVWDENWFGSTKMLDAAVGRLRHKLEEAAAPARITTVRGIGFRLEDVPDA encoded by the coding sequence ATGCCACCCCAGGTGCTGCTCGTCGAGGACGACGACAAGATCGCTGCCCCGCTCGTGCGCACCCTGGAGCGTGAGGGCTACGACGTCAGGCGGGTGCCGGAGGGCCAACGCGCGCTCGACACCCTCGCGACCTCGCAGGTGGACCTCCTGCTGCTCGACCTCGGCCTTCCCGACATGGACGGCCTCGACGTCTGTCGCCGCGCCCGGGAGGACGGCTACACCGGCGGCATCATCATCCTCACCGCCCGCGACGGGGAGCTCGACCGCGTGGTCGGCCTCGACGTCGGTGCCGACGACTACCTGGCCAAGCCGTTCGGGCTGGCCGAGCTGCTGGCCCGGACTCGCGCGCTCCTGCGCCGCAGCGCTGCTGCACCGACGCCGACCGTGGCCCCAGCGGCCCCCACCGCAGCAGCGGCGGCCATCGACTCGTCCCGCCTGCGCGTCGACGTCCAGGCCCGCCGGGTCTGGGTGCGCGAGCAGGAGCTCGCCGTGACCACCAAGGAGTTCGACGTGCTGGCGCTCCTCGCCGCGATCCGCGGAGCCGTGGTCAGCCGCGAGCAGCTGATCAACGACGTCTGGGACGAGAACTGGTTCGGCTCCACGAAGATGTTGGACGCCGCAGTGGGACGACTGCGCCACAAGCTCGAGGAAGCCGCAGCGCCGGCCCGCATCACCACCGTACGAGGCATCGGCTTCCGCCTCGAGGACGTCCCAGATGCGTGA
- a CDS encoding histidine kinase dimerization/phospho-acceptor domain-containing protein, producing MRERLVIAFVGMTVAMIAMYGIPRAYVLADLVNDQEELKVERSSLLLAALVDERVRGKDEVDEAFLSDFVLERGSITYVAADGTEVQVGDTGSPDGNLTRTRELDDGGTLTLTRSEKIVSERISQALLPLVTTGLGLMVFAAIGGFFIARRLARPFRELAGAAEQLADAKFDVDLPRYSIPEAEAISSALRLASSQLDDLLRMEREFAANASHQLRTPITALRLTLEDLTMWPETPPAVADELNANIGELDRLSASINELLELSRGKRLGEAVDLDLNRLASESVQRWRSKVEETGRALVHSPTGPVPAHVTPGPVLQILDVLIENALCHGEGRITVGARQRGQYLDVLVVDEGPTRVDEAVFQRGTRSDSSDGQGLGLTIASQLATAAGGRLSVADAETTTFVLSLPAPQP from the coding sequence ATGCGTGAACGCCTCGTCATCGCCTTCGTCGGCATGACCGTCGCGATGATCGCGATGTACGGGATCCCCCGGGCCTACGTGCTGGCTGACCTGGTCAACGACCAGGAGGAGCTCAAGGTCGAACGCTCCTCGCTCCTGCTGGCCGCCCTGGTCGACGAGCGCGTCCGGGGCAAGGACGAGGTCGACGAGGCCTTCCTCTCCGACTTCGTGCTCGAGCGGGGGTCGATCACCTACGTGGCCGCCGACGGCACCGAGGTCCAGGTCGGCGACACCGGGTCTCCGGACGGCAACCTGACCCGTACGCGGGAGCTCGATGACGGCGGCACCCTCACCCTCACCCGCTCGGAAAAGATCGTGAGCGAACGCATCTCCCAGGCCCTGCTCCCCCTGGTCACCACCGGCCTCGGGCTCATGGTCTTCGCCGCGATCGGCGGCTTCTTCATCGCGCGACGCCTGGCCCGCCCCTTCCGCGAGCTGGCCGGGGCAGCCGAGCAGCTCGCCGACGCCAAGTTCGACGTCGACCTGCCGCGCTACTCGATCCCCGAGGCCGAGGCGATCAGCAGTGCGCTGCGCCTGGCCTCGTCGCAGCTCGACGACCTCCTGCGCATGGAGCGCGAGTTCGCCGCCAACGCGTCCCACCAGCTGCGTACGCCCATCACGGCGCTGCGCCTCACGCTGGAGGACCTGACGATGTGGCCCGAGACCCCGCCGGCGGTCGCCGACGAGCTCAACGCCAACATCGGCGAGCTCGACCGGCTCAGTGCGTCGATCAACGAGCTGTTGGAGCTCTCCCGGGGCAAGCGCCTGGGCGAGGCCGTCGACCTCGACCTCAACCGGCTGGCCAGCGAGTCCGTGCAACGGTGGCGCAGCAAGGTCGAGGAGACCGGTCGGGCGCTCGTGCACTCCCCCACCGGGCCCGTCCCGGCCCACGTCACGCCCGGACCGGTGCTGCAGATCCTCGACGTGCTGATCGAGAACGCGCTGTGCCACGGCGAGGGTCGCATCACCGTGGGCGCCCGCCAGCGAGGCCAGTACCTCGACGTGCTGGTGGTCGACGAAGGGCCCACCCGCGTCGACGAAGCGGTCTTCCAACGCGGGACCCGGTCCGACTCCAGCGACGGCCAAGGGCTCGGCCTGACGATCGCCTCGCAGCTCGCGACCGCTGCGGGAGGACGTCTGAGCGTCGCGGACGCCGAGACCACGACGTTCGTGCTGTCGCTGCCGGCGCCCCAGCCCTGA
- a CDS encoding GNAT family N-acetyltransferase, translated as MDLTTPRLRLRDYEPRDFEAVHAFASRVDVVEHVAWGPNSREDTQRFLDQCAADCLVEPRTTYALAIVIRGTDEPVGSVGLHLGDLPGEAELGFVLHPDQWRQGYAREAAAELLRFGWEGLGLHRVWATCRPENEASARVLRGVGMAYEECLRDHLVIRGVPRDSLLFAMSGPRRHDPPR; from the coding sequence ATGGACCTGACCACCCCGCGCCTGCGTCTGCGTGACTACGAGCCGCGCGACTTCGAGGCTGTGCACGCCTTCGCCTCGCGGGTCGACGTCGTCGAGCACGTGGCGTGGGGTCCCAACTCCCGCGAGGACACGCAGCGGTTCCTGGACCAGTGCGCCGCCGACTGCCTCGTGGAGCCGCGTACGACGTATGCGCTCGCCATCGTCATCAGGGGCACCGATGAACCCGTCGGCAGCGTGGGTCTCCACCTGGGGGACTTGCCCGGCGAGGCGGAGCTCGGCTTCGTCCTGCACCCGGACCAGTGGCGACAGGGCTACGCCCGTGAGGCTGCCGCGGAGCTGCTGCGGTTCGGGTGGGAAGGGCTCGGACTCCACCGGGTGTGGGCGACCTGCCGACCCGAGAACGAGGCCTCCGCACGGGTACTGCGGGGCGTGGGGATGGCGTACGAGGAGTGCCTTCGCGACCACCTCGTCATCCGCGGAGTGCCTCGGGACTCGCTCCTCTTCGCGATGAGCGGACCCCGACGGCACGATCCGCCGCGCTGA